The following is a genomic window from Candidatus Obscuribacter sp..
TCAATCAGCTTGGCGCTGTCACCAGAGAGCACTACCACTGGTGCTTTGTCTTGTGATTATTGCAAACAGTCCACAAACGAACAACCGGTCGCGTCTATCAGTTAACCAAACTAGCAACCAGATTGACGGGGGTAAGCACTCAATTGCCCCGGTTGCTAGCCTCACACTTAAGCACACAGGTTAAACTCGACAAAGCGTCGCCGCCTGGCTCTTGCTTCTCACCTTGTGACCTCGCGGTTACTTGTTGCGGCGCATTCCTGGCTGCCACGTGGAGTTGAGCGTACACCTCGACTGAGGAGCTTTTGTGGCTTGGGCTCAAGGTGGCTTCTTTCCAGCACTCACGAGTGACCGGCCCAGACCTTCCAACAATGGTCGATCCCTTAGCTGCTTTCACGAGTAGCAGTACTTGCTCCTGCTGCTCTTAAAGCCGACCAGAGTCTGTACAACTCTGACTGAAAGTAACAGGACAATCTCTGATATACAGCAGATTCTCAAGTTAATAATGTGCCGCCGCCTCTGACTCAATTGTGCGTCTTCACTGACGCCTGCTCGGAGTCATTGGTTTAATCCCGTGAGCAGCTGGTCGTTTTCCCGACCTGGCAACACCATTAGGACCATCCCCTCCACTTTGGTCTGTGTAGCAATACACTGCTGGTCGGGGTTACACCTGACTGGCAAGACCCGGAATGGTGATGGGCTGCACCTGACACATCTGCCACTTGTTTGTCTGCCATGCGTTTCTGGCGCCGCTGCTCTCTTTCCAGTGATGGACTGGGGCAGCGGCTGTCAGTTTTTCTTCTCTCTTTTAAAATGAACGGTCAAATGAAGTTGTCTGACCTGCCCCCTTTTCGGTAGACACCGGATTATGCAAAAGTGCTCTAAGCCGCTTTCTTACCTTTAAGGGTAAATTCCTCAGGTGTTAGATAGTCTAACGCTGAATGAAGTCGTTGTCTGTTGTAGAAAATATCGATGTATTCGAAGATGCTCTCCCTTGCCTCGTTCTGGGTCTCAAAAGTTTTACGGTAAACAAGCTCTGATTTGAGGCTTCCAAAGAAGCTCTCAGCTACAGCGTTGTCCCAGCAGTTGCCTTTGCGGCTCATGCTCTGGATTGTCCTGGCGGTTCTCACATGGTTTCGAAAAGCCCTGCTAGCGTACTGTGAACCTCGATCTGAATGTATCAGTCGTGGCATCTGTCCTTCGTTTTGCGTTGCTTCCTTGACGGCTTTTAGAATCAGTTCAGTCGTCATCGTTGGTTCTATCGCCCAGCCTACAACCTTTCTTGAATACAGATCGATGAAGACTGCCAGATACATCCAACCCTCGCGGGTTTCGATGTAGGTGATATCACTGACCCAGGCTATGTTTGGCTTGGAGACTGTGAATTGCCTACTGAGAATGTTCTGGCTCACTGGCATGTCATGCTTTGAGTCAGTCGTGCTGCGATATTTGCGCTTACGCTGCGGGGTAATTTGATGCTCGCGCATCAGCTTTTCCACCGTTTTGTGATTGCACTTAATGCCTTCACGTCTGAGTTTTCGATGCACTCGACGAGCCCCGTAGCTTTCCCTGGACTCTTCAAAGACTCTGAGGATGTGGTTTAGGAGCCGCTTTCTGTTTTTAGATTGTTTGCTTTCCTTGTGAGCTAGATACTTGTAAAAGCCTGAACGACTTACTTCCAGTACGTCGCATATCAGGTTGATACAATGGTTAGCCCGTTCACTTTCTATGAAAGCGTACTTTACGCTTGGTTTTTCGCAAAGTACGCGGCGGCCTTTTTTTGAGTATTTCGTTCTCCTCTTTCGAGCCGTTTGTTCTCTTTCATCAGCTCGTTGAGATCGTCTAGGTCGGCTGCTCTTTCTTGGTTGTCCTGGTGCTCTTTCACCCAGTTGCGCAGCTTCCATGCAGGAACGTTGAGTTCCAGTGCAACAGCCGCGATGCTTTTGCCGGTGCGCTTTACGAGATTCACAGCGTTCATCTGGAACTCTTTGCCGTATGTTCTGGGTTTGGTTTTCTTAGTCATGTTGCCCTCCTTGGACATTTTGTCATCAGGAGCGACTTTTTAACAACCCATTTGTCTACCAGGTGGGGCAGGTCAGTCATCTTTTTTCGATCATTCTCTTACGCGCTATAGTATTTTATAAAAAAAGAAAAAAAGACTAAGAAGCTCACAAAATGCTATTTACGCCTGTCTCTAAAGATAGTGTCATTGTAAGCGTCAATCTGCTCTTTTTGCAAAAAATTGCGATCAGCTTTAGCCAACTGCATCTGTCCTGTTTTTTCGTAGAGCGCAGCCCTGGCTGTGCGTGCTGTTCTATCTTTTGAATTAACAGCAATTGTGCTGTTATTGGGCTGTATAAATTTACAGAGATCGGCTATCGCTAGCTTGTCTTGACCCAGAGCCTGATAAGACAGTCCCCGCCAGAAGTAATAATCTATAAAAACAGGCTCAACTTTCAACTTATCGGAGCAGAACTTGACGGCATTTTTGTACTGACCAGCTTTTAAATATGCTTCTGCCAATCGCGAACCACCAAGATTGCTATCAAAAGTACACTGGTAGTGTTGCTCCATACAGGCTACAGCCTGGTCAAAGCGCTTCAAAGCAGTGAGATCACTTGCCTTGCAAAAATACAACTCACTTCTGGTCAGGCGCATCTCCAGGTCTTTATTGTCACCAATCATTTTTAAAGTCTTGTCTACGAGTGCAATACTCTGCTCATATGCGGTATCTCGCTGCAGAGACGCTGCCATTTCCTTGAGGGGCAAGGTGCAGAGAGGTGCTACTTCTGCCCCCTTTTTAAAATTAGCCATAGCTAGATCATCTTCAAACTGATCTTTAGCAACGCGCCCTATCAAGATATAAGGCGCGCACCAGTGGGGATGCTCTTTGATGGCAATTTGAGCCATCTTTTGCACAAGTCCAAAATTTTTCTTTTGCATGGTCTCAATGCCAAAGCGATAAAACTTTCTCTCGGCCAAATGATCGCGCATGGCAGGACTGTCTGGTTTGGGATGCAAATCGACAATAAAATCATTAATAGAGTATGCCCCGCTGCCAGCATTTTGCGCTAGCCCAAATGGGCACCAGGTCAAGGACGCAAGCAAAAGCCAAGATGTTATAGGGACTCGTTTAAAAATGCGCTGTGACATGGTACTCGCGGTTTGATAAGTCTAGTCTAGGTCAGTATCGCTACTCTAGCAAGCATCCCCGCAGGACTACTATGCGCCTTAACCTTTCCTTTCCCTGCAGCCATCTATGCTTCTTGCATGCACAAGGAGTCAATTATGTTTACCATCGCAACTAAACTGACCGAAGTTGAAACAGCTTTTGAAGACTCGAAAGAAGTAAGGTGGCTAACTGAAAATGAGGTCAAGCAGCTCATTGAACGTCTGGTTACTATTGCTGCCTCAGAAAACGAAAAAAGAGAAGCAGCTCTTTTGAGCCGTCTAGACTACCCAGCCAGATAAAACCCATTACTACCAAAATCCAACCCAGAGACACTGTCACACCACAGGCGGTGTCTTTTCTCATTTTCTACTATATAGCTGACAAGATACAAACAAAAGAAAAAGCGAGGGGATAAACCCTCTCGCTCTTTCAGTGTTGTGGCCAACAGCGCTTATCGCGCGGCAGTCACCTTTGCTCGTCGAGCATCTGGTAGAGCGCCCGCGTGTCTTCCTCGATGGCCACGCTGGTGGGCGTGATGAAGGGGAAGATGTTGTCGTGGGCGTCATTGTTGGCAGTGGAAGTCTCGAGCATGATCACGTCGCCGCCACCGGCAGCCACGGAGATGATGTGCGAGAGATCGCCAGGCAAAGTGATGGTTTCGCCGGGGTTGATGGTGACCTTGCCGTGGGCGGGCAGATGATGCCAGATACCGTCCACTTGCACATCGACATCGCGCTCGGAGAGCTTGGTGTCGCTTTCGGCCCAGGCCAGTTCAAAGGTCACAGGAGCGCCGCCACCACAGTCACTTCTTTGCGCTCTTTCTGGCGGTGGAAGTGGTGGGGCTCGGGTTTGACCGGCCTGGACGAAGAGGAACTTGCGCGAGAAGCTGGAGCCCGGGTATTGATAGGCGCCGACCTGGCTGCCTTTGGTCACGGGCTCACCTTTGGCATCAGCCAGAGCGTTTGCCAAAACGAGCACGACCAGACCACAGTTGGCAAAGTCGCCGAGACCAAAGTCCACGACTTTCCAGCCGAGCTTCTGTTGTCTCATGCCTTCCGCGCTTTCGCCGAATTCTTCAGGAGCCCAGGCAGCCCAGCGAGGCAGCGCAATGCCGCATTTCTGGGAGTTGGCAATGGCACGGGCAACTGCTGCATTGATTTCAGAACGTTTCATAAGAGCCCCTTCTCAGGTTTGAAGACAACTAATGGTTAGGTTTTATCATGCCATTAGCCAAAGAGTTTATCGACATTCTCCATTCAGACAAAACAGCCGCTATCTCGTACCTCCACGCCTTACAAAAGTAAGCGAGAGAAGCACTAAAGACAGTGGGCATATTTATGTTTGAAGCTTTTTCTATTTGATGAAAAATTGGGGAAATTGATAATAAGACCTTAGGCCGCTTATTAAGGCTTTAGCAAGGCTCTTATATAAAAGGTGAGGTAAAACAGCTAAAAGAGACTAGCTTAATTAGCGCTAGCTAATCTTTACCTCTTCAGCTTTGCTTTCTTCTTTTACTGGTCCCTTTTGACCCAATTTATTCATGATCGCTGTCTTGTGTCTCAAAACATAGAGCCCAGCCACAGGAGTGCCAAATACAACAAGAGCACCAAGTCCTAAAATGGCAATAAAAATAGCTGAAGTTGTAAATGTAACTGTGTCCTTCATCTCGTGCAAATCACTTTTGAGCGCCTTGAGCTGGCCATCGACAGCTTTGACAGGCTTTTGCAAAGCCATAACGGGCTTAGCCAGCTCACCTACAGGCACAGCAATACGGCCAAGTGATGTGTCGATACGGTCAATATGTCGTTCTATGTGCTGCATACCGCGGTGCACGCCATCGATATCGCCGTGCAAAGTTTGCATTTTACCTTGTACCTCTACCAGATCCTGACGCAGACCAACCATGGGCTTCTGCATTGTAGTCAGAGGCGTATTAAAGTCGTTGACCTGCTGACCGAGATTTTTTACCTCTTTGCGCACGTCTGTGATCGGCTTAAAAATGTATTTGAAGGGGTTTAAATCACCGATGGTAAAGCCAGTTTTCTCAGGCTTTCTTACCGGCACCCCGTCAATCTTTGCCACCGCATCCTCAACAGCATCTCTCGTGGCAGCCTTTTGCAAGCTCTCATTACTAACAGATGAGGTTCTAGATTGCAGCTGATCCTTTACTTGCAGGCTTGCCTTAGAGTTTTGAGCCAGACCTGGTGTCTGGGGCAGGACGAATACGCTTAGCACTACTGAAAGCGATATCATCGATC
Proteins encoded in this region:
- a CDS encoding IS3 family transposase gives rise to the protein MEAAQLGERAPGQPRKSSRPRRSQRADEREQTARKRRTKYSKKGRRVLCEKPSVKYAFIESERANHCINLICDVLEVSRSGFYKYLAHKESKQSKNRKRLLNHILRVFEESRESYGARRVHRKLRREGIKCNHKTVEKLMREHQITPQRKRKYRSTTDSKHDMPVSQNILSRQFTVSKPNIAWVSDITYIETREGWMYLAVFIDLYSRKVVGWAIEPTMTTELILKAVKEATQNEGQMPRLIHSDRGSQYASRAFRNHVRTARTIQSMSRKGNCWDNAVAESFFGSLKSELVYRKTFETQNEARESIFEYIDIFYNRQRLHSALDYLTPEEFTLKGKKAA
- a CDS encoding D-lyxose/D-mannose family sugar isomerase, with the translated sequence MKRSEINAAVARAIANSQKCGIALPRWAAWAPEEFGESAEGMRQQKLGWKVVDFGLGDFANCGLVVLVLANALADAKGEPVTKGSQVGAYQYPGSSFSRKFLFVQAGQTRAPPLPPPERAQRSDCGGGAPVTFELAWAESDTKLSERDVDVQVDGIWHHLPAHGKVTINPGETITLPGDLSHIISVAAGGGDVIMLETSTANNDAHDNIFPFITPTSVAIEEDTRALYQMLDEQR